Proteins encoded together in one Myxococcales bacterium window:
- a CDS encoding helix-turn-helix transcriptional regulator, with protein MGVRRFELEGDEYLVISVPNEAEPDPRLTPAERDIVRDVVRGLSNEAIGEARAVSKHTVAAHLRSIYKKLGVGSRRELAAAVAKGRALTS; from the coding sequence ATGGGCGTGAGGCGCTTCGAGCTCGAGGGAGACGAGTACTTGGTCATCTCGGTGCCGAACGAGGCCGAGCCCGACCCTCGCCTGACCCCGGCGGAGCGCGACATCGTGCGCGACGTCGTGCGGGGGCTCTCCAACGAGGCGATCGGGGAGGCTCGTGCTGTCTCGAAGCACACGGTCGCGGCCCACCTCCGCTCGATCTACAAGAAGCTCGGGGTCGGCTCGCGTCGCGAGCTCGCGGCCGCGGTCGCCAAGGGAAGGGCGCTCACCTCGTAG
- a CDS encoding sigma-54-dependent Fis family transcriptional regulator: MSSEGDTLDTRDEDEGRGTEVELRPALIVLHAAEARLVGAALLFARRGEAKVLGRGERDPDDRHPRALPVFQRPGKNEPAGAFADPYLSREQLVVTATSSGVRVENVGKRDLLDARGNVVSAVELSPGDVCEVRGRLLLLATTRAAVMPAARSFGRPQHAFGEPDPHGLVGESPVAWKLRDSAAFVAARSAHLLLLGESGTGKEVVAQTVHDLSGKKGKKMVSRNAATLPAGIIDAELFGHVANYPNAGMPERPGLIGEADGSTLFLDEIGEISHELSTRLLRVLDERGEYQRLGDARVRTSSFRLVGATNRPVAALKADVAARFRLRLSVPPLEERKEDVPLIARALLRRAAAKDAEIGERFLEGWNGRTGEPRLSIELVRALVTHGYTTHVRELDLLLWTSLAASTGDTADLGPEVLAELGGEGSEGSEAGEGSDAGDRVDVRKLTAEDVRAALDRVGGVHEKAWRELGLANRHVLKRLVKKLGLREDG, translated from the coding sequence ATGTCCTCCGAAGGTGACACCCTCGACACACGCGACGAAGACGAAGGCCGCGGGACCGAGGTCGAGCTCCGCCCCGCCCTGATCGTCCTGCACGCCGCCGAAGCTCGCCTCGTCGGCGCGGCGCTGCTCTTCGCGAGGAGGGGCGAGGCCAAGGTCCTCGGGCGTGGCGAGCGGGACCCGGACGATCGCCACCCTCGCGCGCTCCCGGTCTTCCAGCGCCCCGGCAAGAACGAGCCCGCGGGCGCCTTCGCCGACCCGTACCTCTCGCGCGAGCAGCTCGTCGTCACGGCGACGTCGTCCGGCGTGCGCGTCGAAAACGTCGGAAAGCGCGATCTGCTCGACGCCCGTGGGAACGTCGTCTCCGCCGTCGAGCTCTCCCCGGGGGACGTGTGCGAGGTGCGAGGCCGGCTCCTCCTCCTCGCGACGACGCGCGCCGCCGTGATGCCCGCGGCCCGCAGCTTCGGGCGCCCGCAGCACGCGTTCGGCGAGCCCGACCCTCACGGGCTCGTGGGCGAGAGCCCCGTCGCGTGGAAGCTCCGGGACTCGGCGGCGTTCGTCGCGGCGCGGAGCGCCCACCTGCTCCTCCTCGGGGAGAGCGGGACGGGCAAGGAGGTCGTCGCCCAGACGGTGCACGACCTCTCGGGCAAGAAGGGCAAGAAGATGGTCTCGCGCAACGCGGCCACACTGCCCGCCGGCATCATCGACGCCGAGCTCTTCGGGCACGTCGCGAACTACCCCAACGCTGGCATGCCCGAGCGCCCGGGGCTCATCGGCGAGGCCGACGGGTCCACCCTCTTCCTCGACGAGATCGGCGAGATCTCCCACGAGCTGTCGACGCGCCTCCTCCGCGTGCTCGACGAGCGCGGCGAGTACCAGAGGCTCGGCGACGCGCGTGTGCGCACATCGAGCTTCCGCCTCGTCGGCGCCACGAACCGCCCCGTCGCGGCGCTCAAGGCCGACGTCGCCGCCCGCTTCCGCTTGCGTCTCTCGGTGCCTCCGCTCGAGGAGCGCAAGGAGGACGTCCCGCTCATCGCACGCGCGCTCCTCCGCCGCGCCGCCGCCAAAGACGCCGAGATCGGCGAGCGGTTCCTCGAGGGTTGGAACGGGCGCACCGGCGAGCCGCGCCTCTCGATCGAGCTCGTGCGGGCCCTCGTCACGCACGGCTACACCACCCACGTCCGCGAGCTCGACCTCTTGCTCTGGACGAGCCTCGCCGCGAGCACCGGGGACACGGCGGATCTCGGGCCGGAGGTCCTCGCGGAGCTCGGCGGGGAGGGCAGTGAAGGGAGTGAAGCGGGCGAGGGCAGCGACGCGGGTGATCGCGTCGACGTCCGCAAGCTCACGGCGGAGGACGTCCGCGCCGCGCTCGATCGCGTGGGGGGCGTGCACGAGAAGGCCTGGCGCGAGCTCGGGCTCGCGAACCGGCACGTCCTGAAGCGCCTCGTGAAGAAGCTCGGTCTGCGCGAGGACGGCTGA
- a CDS encoding polymer-forming cytoskeletal protein, with amino-acid sequence MANETTIAAGTVVRGSIEGTGNLVVAGHVEGDVQLSGEVTVESTGLVGANVRAARIVVRGAVRGDLSADEAVVLEEGARVVGDVRAARIAVGRGALVRGYVETKSEAGKAPVARAAERAVARPAPAPARVERPAPPPPPARVERPAPPPPKKVEAPAPVSPRPSMLVGLKREPPPPVVPALKKGAKAVKKKSI; translated from the coding sequence ATGGCCAACGAAACCACCATCGCCGCCGGAACGGTCGTCCGGGGCTCCATCGAAGGCACCGGCAACCTCGTCGTGGCGGGCCACGTCGAGGGCGACGTTCAGCTCTCCGGCGAGGTCACCGTCGAGTCGACCGGGCTCGTGGGAGCCAACGTGCGCGCGGCGCGCATCGTGGTGCGTGGCGCCGTCCGTGGCGACCTCTCGGCCGACGAGGCCGTGGTGCTCGAAGAGGGCGCCCGCGTGGTGGGTGACGTTCGCGCGGCGCGCATCGCCGTCGGGCGCGGAGCCCTCGTTCGCGGCTACGTCGAGACCAAGAGCGAGGCCGGCAAGGCCCCCGTCGCCCGCGCGGCCGAGCGCGCCGTGGCCCGCCCCGCCCCCGCCCCGGCCCGCGTCGAACGTCCGGCTCCTCCTCCGCCTCCCGCGCGCGTCGAGCGTCCCGCGCCGCCGCCCCCCAAGAAGGTCGAGGCCCCCGCGCCCGTCTCTCCGCGCCCGAGCATGCTCGTCGGCCTGAAGCGCGAGCCGCCGCCCCCGGTGGTGCCTGCCCTCAAGAAGGGCGCGAAGGCCGTGAAGAAGAAGTCGATCTGA
- a CDS encoding polysaccharide deacetylase family protein: MRSTFLAPAFVPALVPLLVALVGCAADTDSGAPVDDDTMPVADTVEAELSIPLWPSAKAGALSISIDDNMPDDHAFWQALGARTGARFTWFVITDRVGRTGGGTWAGFRALAQAGHEIGSHSALLHDMRSPSGNTPCYGATLTGQRVVADYAASREAIRLGVGRAPTALAYPCGTPHVGEARSAGFAFARNVNGAGIVTPQRSALDLPSMTEGQVSVDAIVQKHTWGLTHFHYARDTQRAKAAQLLAEAAQKNVWVAPVSTVGKYVAERQAARARILEAVPTRVVFEVRDGLRDDLYDAPIDVEVAVRAPWRGASASQGGVPVPVVVERTSAGARVVVRVVPDRGPVVVSVAQSGC, encoded by the coding sequence ATGCGCTCGACCTTCCTCGCCCCTGCTTTCGTCCCCGCTCTCGTCCCTCTCCTCGTCGCCCTGGTTGGATGTGCCGCCGACACCGACTCCGGCGCGCCCGTCGACGACGACACCATGCCCGTCGCCGACACTGTCGAGGCCGAGCTCTCGATCCCTCTTTGGCCCTCCGCGAAGGCAGGCGCGCTCTCCATCTCGATCGACGACAACATGCCCGACGATCACGCGTTCTGGCAGGCGCTCGGGGCTCGCACGGGCGCGCGTTTCACGTGGTTCGTCATCACGGATCGCGTAGGGAGGACCGGAGGCGGAACCTGGGCCGGCTTTCGCGCCCTCGCGCAGGCAGGTCACGAGATAGGGTCGCACTCCGCGCTGCTCCACGACATGCGATCACCCTCCGGGAATACGCCCTGCTACGGCGCGACCCTCACGGGTCAGCGGGTGGTCGCGGACTACGCAGCTTCGCGCGAGGCGATTCGACTCGGGGTGGGGCGGGCGCCGACGGCTCTCGCCTACCCGTGTGGGACTCCCCACGTCGGCGAAGCGCGCTCGGCCGGGTTCGCGTTCGCGAGAAACGTGAACGGCGCGGGCATCGTGACGCCGCAGCGGTCCGCGCTCGATCTCCCCTCGATGACGGAGGGCCAGGTGTCCGTCGACGCGATCGTGCAAAAGCACACGTGGGGGCTTACGCACTTTCACTACGCGCGCGACACGCAGCGCGCGAAGGCCGCCCAGCTCCTCGCGGAGGCCGCTCAGAAGAACGTCTGGGTCGCGCCGGTCTCGACGGTCGGCAAGTACGTTGCGGAGCGCCAGGCTGCCCGGGCGCGCATCCTCGAGGCCGTCCCTACTCGGGTCGTCTTCGAGGTACGAGACGGGCTCCGCGACGACCTTTACGACGCGCCGATCGACGTCGAGGTCGCGGTTAGGGCGCCGTGGCGTGGGGCCAGCGCGAGCCAGGGTGGCGTCCCTGTTCCCGTGGTGGTCGAGCGCACCTCCGCGGGAGCGCGCGTCGTCGTCCGCGTCGTGCCCGACCGCGGACCGGTGGTGGTGTCGGTGGCACAATCCGGCTGTTGA
- a CDS encoding response regulator transcription factor translates to MRPTLRVIDAAYRTAASPDAWLTSVAEAVADALEAPAGGVAYFVDWQPDGMPTTSAWTRVGGASEDLLVYTREQHGGQGISTEQAAAISHVYSRGSYLSGTRELMGQVFEELERVRGSFRERTGDSDSLNLIAMDATHRGVAFVHPLPYTVRTRPARRARWAKVAAHLSSGLRMQRASGPSPIASADAILDTSGRVLHSTLGTRDDFDRLRHAARDVDKARLHHTGEDEALDLWQCLFSGEYSVVDRFDTDGKRLFVAKRNSPEARGPRVLTPRERQVVALVAVGHADKSVAYELGIATGTVAAHLHAALAKLGLTETSDLGLLKATLDAHEATRPRK, encoded by the coding sequence ATGCGCCCCACCCTCCGCGTGATCGACGCGGCCTACCGCACCGCGGCCTCGCCCGACGCGTGGCTCACCTCCGTCGCCGAGGCCGTCGCCGACGCGCTCGAGGCCCCCGCGGGCGGCGTCGCCTATTTCGTCGACTGGCAACCTGACGGAATGCCGACGACCAGCGCGTGGACCCGTGTGGGAGGGGCCAGCGAGGACCTCCTCGTGTACACACGCGAGCAACACGGCGGACAGGGGATTTCAACGGAACAAGCCGCCGCGATCTCGCACGTGTACTCTCGCGGCTCGTACCTCTCGGGCACCCGAGAGCTCATGGGCCAGGTCTTCGAGGAGCTCGAGCGCGTACGAGGGTCGTTCCGCGAGCGGACGGGCGACTCCGACTCCCTGAACCTGATCGCGATGGACGCGACCCACCGGGGCGTGGCCTTCGTCCACCCGTTGCCCTACACCGTGAGGACTCGCCCGGCGCGACGCGCGCGATGGGCCAAGGTGGCAGCTCACCTCTCGTCGGGGCTCCGCATGCAGAGAGCGTCCGGGCCAAGCCCGATCGCCTCGGCCGACGCGATCCTCGACACCTCCGGTCGCGTCCTTCACTCGACGCTCGGGACGCGTGACGACTTCGACCGCCTGCGCCACGCCGCGCGCGACGTCGACAAGGCGCGCCTTCACCACACGGGCGAGGACGAAGCCCTCGACCTTTGGCAGTGCCTCTTCTCGGGCGAGTACTCCGTGGTCGACCGGTTCGACACCGACGGGAAGCGCCTCTTCGTCGCCAAACGGAACTCCCCCGAGGCCCGAGGTCCGCGCGTGCTCACCCCGCGAGAGAGGCAGGTCGTCGCGCTCGTCGCCGTGGGGCACGCGGACAAATCCGTCGCGTACGAGCTCGGCATCGCCACGGGGACGGTCGCAGCCCACCTGCACGCGGCCCTGGCGAAGCTCGGGCTCACGGAGACGAGCGACCTCGGCCTGCTCAAGGCGACCCTCGACGCCCACGAGGCGACTCGACCAAGAAAATGA
- a CDS encoding RNA polymerase sigma factor — MHLSIPHPNAVGLAEEASSSAERRARLERLATHFDRVWRFVRRMGAPAHLADDLAQESFAITATNLVRIEPGKEAAYFLSTAIRKVRETRRGFARVSDVPPEPISRDAGADALLDEARARAVLDASLGELDPDLRAVFVLHELEDLTMAEIAEALEIPSGTVASRLRRAREHWSAVVRGKMSLGGGGL, encoded by the coding sequence ATGCACCTGTCGATTCCACACCCGAACGCCGTTGGCCTCGCCGAGGAGGCGTCCTCCAGCGCCGAGCGCCGCGCCCGCCTCGAGCGGCTCGCGACTCACTTCGATCGGGTCTGGCGCTTCGTGCGGCGCATGGGGGCACCCGCGCACCTCGCCGACGATTTGGCCCAGGAGTCCTTCGCCATCACCGCGACGAACCTCGTCCGTATCGAGCCCGGCAAGGAGGCCGCCTACTTTCTCTCGACGGCGATCCGGAAGGTGCGCGAGACACGAAGGGGCTTCGCCCGCGTATCGGACGTCCCGCCCGAGCCCATCTCGCGCGACGCCGGCGCGGACGCTCTGCTCGACGAAGCGCGTGCTCGAGCCGTGCTCGACGCGAGCCTTGGCGAGCTCGATCCTGACCTGCGCGCGGTCTTCGTGCTCCACGAGCTGGAGGACCTCACCATGGCCGAGATCGCCGAGGCTCTCGAGATTCCCTCCGGCACCGTCGCTTCGAGGCTGCGACGCGCGCGGGAGCACTGGTCGGCGGTCGTACGGGGCAAAATGAGCCTCGGCGGAGGTGGCCTATGA
- a CDS encoding polymer-forming cytoskeletal protein: protein MAKGSSETVLGRSVRIRGRISGDGDLVVQGTLEGDVVLRGSFTLDEGAEAQSTITANDVTVAGALEGGIQAEGDVTVTATGKFRGDVRAAQVTIEDGAAFAGRLDADFDLPPELNESPKRR from the coding sequence ATGGCGAAAGGCAGCTCGGAGACTGTGCTCGGCCGGAGCGTCCGCATTCGCGGTCGCATCTCGGGCGACGGGGACTTGGTGGTGCAAGGCACGCTCGAGGGGGACGTGGTCCTCCGCGGCAGCTTCACGCTCGACGAGGGCGCCGAGGCGCAGTCGACCATCACCGCGAACGACGTCACCGTGGCCGGAGCGCTCGAGGGCGGCATCCAGGCCGAGGGCGACGTCACCGTCACGGCGACGGGCAAATTCCGCGGCGACGTGCGCGCCGCCCAGGTCACGATCGAAGACGGCGCGGCGTTCGCCGGCCGCCTCGACGCCGACTTCGACCTCCCCCCCGAGCTCAACGAGAGCCCGAAGCGTCGCTGA
- a CDS encoding protein kinase translates to MGNGGGGGPRGRDRIAELPQLYTTGSEERASAELPSSGRQPVHDAPTTAVDARYTVGEMIGEGGMGKVYASHDGVVGRDIAIKYLAKHASWAKDRFFREARVQGQLEHPSVVPVYDLGVSEQGDAFFTMKRIVGKTLDEILDGIRAGDAEVRAKFTRRRMLSALAQVSLALAFAHSRGVVHRDIKPGNIMFGDYGEVYLLDWGISKVEARRASEGETAPTPSIRDTPAIEETMQGAVLGSPGYMAPEQARGLANAADPRTDIYSLGLVLYEVLTLRRAHDGDSRNELFQSTLAMDGASPAALVSDVPKGLDALCRWATRLDPEERLSDARRFHDVIEGHLDEEREIEQRSTLADKHADAAAAIRKRIAKAAPEKAERLRADAMRELGAALVLSPMHEAAQAALFEMLVEDPDTIPRSAERELEKRRRETVRVVFGRMKMAYLPWFGIVPMAYAMGVRHPVYLLVVTATAGALVGLLAKLSSEPRPKIEHAYLAYGLNFVLVAMLGGFFGPLMVVPQSALAVAINAVFTLRLGSRGRLVVSAAALATVLVPLALGLMGLVPSAYAVTGGELVVRSGAVTFTPVLTSVLLVVMSLVPLQSPTRVLGSALEAVGDAERKSVARAHRLRSYLPLLDEARESTTSRKSRVTVPPRASRVSKAVETKRGDDD, encoded by the coding sequence ATGGGCAACGGGGGAGGGGGCGGGCCTCGGGGGCGTGATCGGATCGCCGAGCTCCCGCAGCTCTACACGACCGGGAGCGAAGAGCGCGCGAGCGCGGAGCTCCCGAGCTCGGGTCGGCAGCCCGTGCATGATGCACCTACCACCGCCGTCGACGCGCGCTACACCGTCGGCGAGATGATCGGCGAGGGGGGTATGGGCAAGGTCTACGCCTCTCACGACGGCGTCGTCGGCCGAGATATCGCCATCAAGTACCTGGCGAAACACGCCAGTTGGGCGAAAGACAGGTTCTTCCGCGAGGCGCGTGTGCAAGGGCAGCTCGAGCACCCCTCGGTCGTGCCGGTCTACGACCTCGGCGTCTCCGAGCAGGGCGACGCGTTCTTCACGATGAAGCGCATCGTCGGCAAGACGCTCGACGAGATCCTCGACGGCATTCGCGCCGGAGACGCGGAGGTGAGGGCCAAGTTCACGCGGCGACGTATGCTCTCGGCGCTCGCGCAGGTGAGCCTCGCGCTCGCGTTCGCGCACTCCCGGGGCGTCGTCCATAGGGACATCAAGCCCGGCAACATCATGTTCGGCGACTACGGCGAGGTCTACCTGCTCGACTGGGGGATCTCCAAGGTCGAGGCGCGCCGTGCCAGCGAAGGGGAGACCGCGCCGACGCCGAGCATCCGGGACACCCCCGCCATCGAAGAGACCATGCAGGGCGCCGTGCTCGGCTCGCCCGGCTACATGGCGCCCGAGCAAGCTCGCGGCCTCGCGAACGCCGCCGATCCGCGCACCGACATCTACTCTCTCGGGCTCGTGCTCTACGAGGTGCTCACCTTGCGCCGCGCGCACGACGGTGACTCGCGCAACGAGCTGTTCCAGTCGACGCTCGCGATGGACGGCGCCTCGCCCGCCGCGCTCGTGTCGGACGTGCCGAAGGGGCTCGACGCGCTCTGCCGCTGGGCGACGCGGCTCGACCCGGAGGAGCGCCTCAGCGACGCCCGAAGGTTCCACGACGTCATCGAGGGGCACCTCGACGAAGAACGTGAGATCGAGCAACGCTCGACCTTGGCCGACAAACACGCCGACGCCGCGGCCGCAATTCGGAAACGGATCGCCAAGGCTGCCCCCGAGAAGGCCGAGCGCCTGCGCGCCGACGCCATGCGTGAGCTCGGCGCCGCCCTCGTGCTCTCGCCCATGCACGAGGCCGCTCAGGCCGCGCTCTTCGAGATGCTCGTCGAAGATCCCGACACCATCCCCCGGTCGGCCGAGCGGGAGCTCGAGAAACGAAGACGAGAGACGGTCCGGGTCGTCTTCGGGCGCATGAAAATGGCCTATCTGCCGTGGTTCGGGATCGTGCCGATGGCCTACGCGATGGGGGTCCGTCACCCCGTCTACCTGCTGGTGGTCACGGCGACCGCGGGCGCGCTCGTGGGCCTGCTCGCGAAGCTCTCCAGCGAGCCGCGCCCCAAGATCGAACATGCCTATCTGGCGTATGGGCTGAACTTCGTGCTCGTCGCGATGCTCGGGGGCTTCTTCGGCCCGTTGATGGTGGTGCCCCAGTCGGCCTTGGCCGTCGCCATCAACGCCGTGTTCACCCTGCGCCTCGGGTCTCGGGGGCGCCTCGTCGTCTCGGCGGCGGCGCTGGCGACCGTGCTTGTCCCGCTCGCGCTGGGGCTCATGGGGCTCGTGCCTTCGGCGTATGCGGTGACCGGAGGGGAGCTCGTCGTGAGGTCGGGTGCCGTGACGTTCACTCCGGTGCTCACGTCGGTCTTGCTCGTGGTGATGAGCCTCGTCCCCCTCCAGAGCCCGACTCGGGTCCTCGGCAGCGCGCTCGAGGCCGTGGGGGACGCGGAGCGAAAGAGCGTGGCGCGCGCCCATCGCCTGCGCAGCTATTTGCCACTCCTCGACGAAGCGCGCGAGAGCACCACGAGCCGCAAGAGCCGAGTGACCGTCCCCCCTCGCGCGAGCCGGGTCTCGAAGGCCGTCGAGACGAAGCGAGGCGACGACGACTGA
- a CDS encoding helix-turn-helix transcriptional regulator, protein MSKPLRVIAAAYAPAPSDEAWLKEVGETVAWALDAEAGGIAYFVRWRPRGLPETHEWTRIAGAKEADLLFAKEQHEIPVPEELATEACRVYARGSVLSGTRELMGDLTTEFESFHGKASERTGHFDSLNLLCMDATHDGVNFLHPTRDRVHTHARTRVLWSRVAAHITAGLRMHRGASDHAHLEGADAILSTDGHVLDASRGTEASLEALRRAARDVDRARLRSTPEDEALDLWKCLFSGEYSVVDRFDTDGKRLFIAKKNAPVARGPRALSERERQVLALVSVGHSDKSAAYELGIAEGTVAGHLHAGLKKLGLSSTTDLGLLRAALGEP, encoded by the coding sequence ATGAGCAAGCCGCTGCGGGTCATCGCGGCAGCCTACGCGCCCGCTCCCTCCGACGAGGCGTGGCTCAAGGAGGTCGGTGAGACCGTCGCTTGGGCCCTCGACGCCGAAGCCGGGGGAATCGCCTACTTCGTGCGATGGCGGCCACGAGGGCTGCCGGAGACTCATGAATGGACACGCATCGCCGGCGCGAAAGAGGCCGACCTGCTCTTCGCCAAAGAGCAGCACGAGATCCCTGTCCCAGAGGAGCTCGCGACCGAAGCGTGCCGGGTCTACGCGCGCGGCTCGGTCCTGAGCGGGACTCGCGAGCTCATGGGAGACCTGACGACGGAATTCGAGAGCTTCCACGGAAAGGCGAGCGAACGAACAGGACATTTCGACTCCCTCAACCTCCTCTGTATGGACGCCACTCACGACGGAGTGAACTTCCTCCACCCGACACGCGACCGCGTGCACACTCACGCGCGTACTCGGGTCCTTTGGTCACGCGTCGCGGCGCACATCACGGCTGGATTGCGCATGCATCGTGGAGCGTCGGACCACGCACATCTCGAAGGTGCCGACGCCATCCTGTCGACCGACGGCCACGTGCTCGACGCCTCGCGCGGCACCGAAGCTTCACTCGAAGCCTTGCGGCGAGCGGCGCGCGACGTCGACCGGGCGCGACTCCGGTCCACCCCGGAAGACGAGGCCCTCGACCTCTGGAAGTGCCTCTTCTCCGGGGAATACTCGGTCGTCGATCGCTTCGACACGGACGGAAAACGCCTCTTCATCGCGAAGAAGAACGCGCCCGTCGCGCGCGGCCCGCGTGCCCTCTCGGAGCGTGAGCGGCAGGTCCTCGCCCTCGTCTCGGTCGGGCACTCCGACAAGTCCGCCGCGTACGAGCTCGGCATCGCCGAGGGCACCGTAGCCGGACACCTCCACGCGGGGCTGAAGAAGCTCGGCCTCTCGTCCACTACCGACCTTGGGCTCCTCCGCGCCGCGCTCGGGGAGCCCTGA
- a CDS encoding polymer-forming cytoskeletal protein — protein sequence MASTVIGAGITIEGEVTSDDDVVVQGTLRGKLHAKEGVTVDAGAIVEADVSAGPIRVSGQVTGNLTSNDRVDLANGARVVGNVKAARITIADGAQFKGNVDMDV from the coding sequence ATGGCAAGCACGGTCATCGGCGCAGGCATCACGATCGAGGGCGAGGTCACGAGCGACGACGACGTCGTCGTGCAGGGAACCTTGCGCGGAAAGCTCCACGCCAAAGAAGGCGTCACGGTCGACGCTGGCGCCATCGTCGAAGCCGACGTGTCGGCGGGCCCCATTCGCGTGTCCGGCCAGGTCACCGGCAACCTCACCTCCAACGACCGGGTCGATCTCGCCAACGGCGCGCGCGTCGTCGGGAACGTGAAGGCCGCCCGCATCACCATCGCCGACGGAGCCCAGTTCAAGGGCAACGTCGACATGGACGTGTGA
- a CDS encoding glycoside hydrolase family 104 protein, whose product MQKRSAEEITMNLDKKWGIAAATVLVLGAFATGCSAEVDEETDEVADNVDESSQEVNAASCAASRAAGAVPTLHAKLLDAIAYAEGTEGRGNDGYDIMFTHRRFSSCTSHPNQTICAGRLCSTAAGRYQFLYKTWKGLGYSTFNPGNQERGAMKLVSRRGGSVPTSRPMSATEFANLMNRVSYEWASLPPGRYGQPSKSMSQMYSAYCQRAGC is encoded by the coding sequence ATGCAAAAGCGGTCCGCGGAGGAGATCACCATGAACTTGGACAAGAAGTGGGGTATCGCCGCGGCGACCGTGCTCGTGCTCGGAGCGTTCGCGACGGGGTGCAGCGCGGAGGTGGACGAGGAGACCGACGAGGTCGCCGACAACGTCGACGAGAGCTCCCAAGAGGTCAACGCAGCGAGCTGCGCTGCGAGCCGCGCCGCGGGCGCCGTCCCGACCCTCCACGCCAAGCTCCTCGACGCGATCGCCTACGCGGAGGGCACCGAAGGCCGCGGGAACGACGGCTACGACATCATGTTCACGCACCGCCGCTTCTCGAGCTGCACGAGCCATCCGAACCAGACGATCTGCGCCGGGCGCCTCTGCTCGACCGCGGCCGGGCGCTACCAGTTTCTCTACAAGACGTGGAAGGGCCTCGGCTACTCGACGTTCAACCCGGGGAACCAAGAGCGCGGCGCGATGAAGCTCGTCTCGCGGCGTGGCGGGAGCGTACCGACGTCTCGCCCGATGAGCGCGACCGAGTTCGCGAACCTGATGAACCGCGTCTCGTACGAGTGGGCGTCGCTCCCACCCGGGCGCTACGGGCAGCCGAGCAAGAGCATGTCGCAAATGTACTCGGCCTACTGCCAACGCGCCGGATGCTGA